In the Uranotaenia lowii strain MFRU-FL chromosome 1, ASM2978415v1, whole genome shotgun sequence genome, gttttgaaccaaaaatacttaattttgagtttaaaaaaaagagcgtgtacaGTTGGTaataaaatgtcataaatagCTTCACGTCGATAAGCGTGTAACCCTTTCTTGAAAGCATTTTTCCATAACCTAAAACTCATTTTTCCTTCCTTTTTAATACGACTGCGAAAGATGACGGGTCTATCAGAAAAGGTATTCTTTTGGTTTTAATAGATTTTAGATAGAAATTTTCTCGCGTAGTGTAtattttctgtttaaaaaatGATCTGATGGATTCCTTCACCATaagtgttttcgaaaaaagtgaTCCCCTCTCaatgaaactaaaaatttagtttgatgCTAAAATGTAGCGTGACATCATGGCTAACAgtgttcatttttctttttagcCGATTGTTATCGACGGCCGTGGCCATCTTCTGGGGCGCCTCGCATCCATCATTGCTAAACAGATACTTAGCGGTCGTAAGGTTGTTGTGGTCCGATGCGAAGATCTGCAGTTGTCGGGACATTTCTTCCGAAACAAAATTAAGTTCTTAGCATATCTGCGTAAACGGTGCAATGTGAACCCAGCCCGAGGACCATTCCATTTCCGCGCCCCCAGCAGAATGTTGTGGAAGGCTGTCCGTGGAATGGTACCCCACAAAACCAAGCGTGGAGCAAATGCCCTGCGTCGTTTGAAGTTGTACGAGGGTATGCCGCCACCATACGATAAGCAGAAGAAGCTGTGCGTTCCCATCGCTATGCGACAACTTTGCCTGCGTCCGGACAGGAAATACTGTGATGTAGGCCGTGTTGCCCATGAAGTAGGTTGGAAATATCGGGATGTTGTGGCCAATCTTGAAGCCAAGCGGAAGATTAAGGCCCGCCTTACTTATCTGCACAAGAAGAAGTTGAAGGTGAGTCGCAAGATTTGTTTATTATTGTGGGATACGAATAATTTTTATCTTCACTTCACTTTTATCTTCAACAAGATTTACAATGGACCgagtttctttaaaataaaaatgaaatgcaGTTTGGCAAAAGCCTATTTGTTAAACCTAAATTTGAGGCAATCTATCTGTTAAAGCAATCGCTGTAGTGATAATTGGTT is a window encoding:
- the LOC129739739 gene encoding 60S ribosomal protein L13a, which codes for MTGLSEKPIVIDGRGHLLGRLASIIAKQILSGRKVVVVRCEDLQLSGHFFRNKIKFLAYLRKRCNVNPARGPFHFRAPSRMLWKAVRGMVPHKTKRGANALRRLKLYEGMPPPYDKQKKLCVPIAMRQLCLRPDRKYCDVGRVAHEVGWKYRDVVANLEAKRKIKARLTYLHKKKLKKLTWRARSSVADKIKDQNTVLESYGYLTSEFQKKYTRPVLNAKAVKIGKKKRQAAAGTA